GAACTGAAAATTCAAACGTGGTATAACTCTTGCCAAATCCGAATGGAAACAGCGGACTTTTATCTGCGTCAAGATAACCGCGCCGGGCCGAGGGCTTGTGATTATAGAAAACCGGGATATGGCCGACGGACCGCGGAATACTCATCGGCAATTTGCCGCCCGGGTTCAAATCACCAAACACAGCTTCCGCAACCGCTTCACCCGAAGCCTGTCCCAGATACCAGCATTCCAGAATAGCAGACACATTCTGATTCAAGATATTGAACGAAAGCGGCCGACCGTTAAACAGCACCGCTGCAATGGGTTTACCCAGATCAGCCAGAGCTTTAACCAGTTCATTCTGTCGGCCGAACAATTCCAGATCCGTACGGTCGCCCATATGGTTCAAAGCCCAGGCCTCACGAGACGTCTGTTCGTTGCCGCCCACTGCCAGAATAATCACATCCGCCTTTTTTGCGGTTTCCACGGCTTCCCGGATCAAAGCCCTGTCTTTGTTCTCCTCCGGCAATATGACGTTATCCTGGTGCCAGGCTCCGTCGATGGTGATCTTGCAGCCTTCGCTGTAAAGCACCTCAACATCCCCTGCCTTATCTCTGATGCCCTGATACACTGTTGAGTAATGTACAGGCGCGCCGCTATAGCCACCCAGCATTTCGCGATCCGCATTCGGACCGATAACGGCAAGGGTTTTTACATTTTGTCTGTCTATCGGCAATACATGATCATCATTCTTTAACAGCGTAATGGTCTGGCGGGCGGATTCCAGCGCCAGCGCACCGTTGTCCTTATTGGCGACAAACTGTTCAGCCCGTTCCGGATCAACATAGGGATCATCGAACAAGCCCAGTCTGAATTTAAATTCCAATGGTTTTTCAATGAGTTCATCGATCAGGCGTTCATCAATTCGCCCCTCTTTTACCGCATCGACCAGTTCCGGATAATACTCGCCGTCCGGCAGTTCAATATTTACACCGGCCTGAGCCGCCAGCACCGCTGCATCCTGTTTGGTCGTGGCGATTCCATGATCAAACGTATCCTCGCGTTTGTGCAGCTCTTTGACGGCAAAATAATCGGAAACAATGTATCCGTCAAAGCCCCACTCGTCGCGTAAAACAGAGCGCAAGAGCTTGCAGTTTATGTGCGATGGCACCGCATCCACTTCATTGTAAGAAGCCATCACGCTTACCGCCCCGGCCTGCTGAATGGCTGCCTTGAATGGCGGGAAAAACACTTGACGAAGAACCCGTTCCGATACATTCGCAGGCGCGCAATTGGTGCCGGATTCAGGCTGTCCGTGTCCGACAAAATGCTTTAATGTTGCAATCAATTTTTCCTTGTTTGAAAAATCCTGATCGCCTTGAATACCGCGTATGGCCGCCACAGTCATTTGCGTGGCCAAAAACGGATCTTCACCAAAGGTTTCCTCCACTCGTCCCCATCTTGGATCCCGTGCTATATCAGCCACAGGAGCGAGTACCTGATGCGCACCGCGGTAACGCACTTCTTTTGCGATAACCTCGAAAATATGGTGGATCAAATCAGGATTAAACGTAGCGGCGAGACCGATGGGCTGCGGAAAGCTGGTCGCCCGGTTGGCAGCATGTCCGTGCAGACATTCTTCGTGAAACACAACCGGAATGCCCAGGCGTGTATTTTCAATGAAAAACTTTTGGATCCTGTTGGTATACTCGGCCATTTGTTTGGGGAGCAGGCCGTCCGGAACGGCAATATCGCTGGCATGAATATCGCTGGGACGCGCCATCTGTCCGAGGCCATTGGATAAATGATCGGAAGCATATTTATGATTGAACTCCCCCTGTTCGCTGAATAAATGTGCGGAGTCACATCCCGCCATACGCAGGTCATCTGCGCGATTTTTTCTTCCAGGGTCATACGGGATATCAAATCCTTGACGCGTGCTTTTATCGATTCCGCTGGATTTTTATAAAGCCTTATTTCAGGAACCTCTTTCACTTCCGAATCCATATACTCATCTCCTGTATTATATTTTTTTCATTCAAAATCACGCTACCAGGGGCTCTGGTAAAACAATAGAAATAGAATAGTCCGATGTGTTGATGTAATTAAAGAAATCCGGGCACGTGATATTTTACCCAGAGTTTCCCAAGATTTCTAAATTTTATTGATTTTTGTAAACAAATTAAGTATCTTATGTAACTTGTTATATAATTTCAAATATAATTAAAACGTTTCAATATGTCAACAAAAAATTGGGCCTGAACCATGAAACAACCAACAATAACCGATATTGCAAAAGCAGCCGGAGTGTCGACAGGAACGGTTTCCGCAGTGATCAATGACAAAAAAACCGTAAAACCGGAAACCCGGAAACGTGTATTGTCAATCATTAAGCAATTCAATTTTCGGCCGCGCGCCACAGCACGGTATATGAAACAGGTCAACCAGGAAAAGAGTATTGGAATACTAATCAAGGACTTGAACAATCCGTTTTATACTTCCATTGCCATGGCTGTCAAAGAATACGCCAATGAAAAAGGCTATTTATTATTTATCAGCAGCTCTGAAAATCAGCACGAGTATGAAGAACGGCTCACCTATCTGAATTCGGTTAAAGGCATCCAGGGAGTGATCATTGCTCCGGTGCTGGATGGCGATGAAGAGATTGAACATCTGTTTCAGTTGAAACGTATCAATTACCCCTTTGTGCTGCTTGAAGAAGTCAAAGGCATTCGGGCCAATATGGTCAGTATTGACAATAACAAAGCCATGGCCAAAGCGGTCCATCATCTTATAGATTTGGGACATAAACGCATTGTGCATTTCGCCGGGCCCAAGAATGCCTCACATGCTCTGGAACGAATGCGGGCATTCCGGAATGTGTTCAGCGAGTGTCATCTGGTTTTCAAGCCCGAGATGATTGCCTTGTATTCCGCCCATTATAACGAGAGTTATGACAAGACAATAAAGTATTTCAACAGTATGGACCGGGCGGATTTCCCGACAGCGATTATCTGTTTCAATGATCAGCAGGCTCTCGGCGTATTGGCAGCCCTGAGCGATATGAATATCAAAGTACCGGAAGACATTTCTCTCATCGGAAATGACGATATTTATTTTGCCAAACTCTACCCTATTCCACTCACCACTATAAAAGCGCCGATGCAGGATCTGGGAACAAAAGCAGCGGAAATTCTCATCAGGCACATAGAATCTGAAGATATGCTGGACGCGGAACGTGTCATTTATGATGCGGAACTGGTGATCCGTGATTCAACACGGGCATTGGAAGACCACGAACAGAAATAAATAGCACAGCCCCCACCCGGCTCCCGCATTCGGTTCGTTTTTAAACGACACAGCGACCAGACTCTAATCAAAGAATCCAGCCGCTTTACTTTACTTACTTGACACACTGCAGCACGGCTTTATCCGCATCCAGACCTTTGGCTGCGGCATGTAACGTAACCGTGCCGGCGGCGCCCGGCCTGGATTTTAAAATAAGCATGGCCTTGCCGTTAAACAATTTACGATAATCCGCCTGAAACGGCTCGCAGGATTGCGGATTACCATTTCCGACTCCGGCGATAGCAGCCGGACCTTTGACTTTAAAATGAACAAGATCATCGGCCAGGGGACACACTGTACCCTGCTCATCAACAGCCTCGACAAGAATATAGCAAAGATCATAGCCATCAGCCTGCAGGACTGCCGACTCGGGTGACAACCGCAGCGCCCGGGGTTCACCGGTGGTGCGCACATTCGTCCGGCCGATTTCCCGCCCCTCTTTATAAGCAACCGCAACGAGTTCGCCGGGCTGATACTGCACATCTTTCCACATCAAGCGGTATCGTTCAACAGAGATTTTAGATCCGGGCGTTTTACAGCGGCCACCCAGCGACAGGCCGTTCAGAAAAAGCTCAGCCGAATCGCCGCTGGTGTAAACAAACACCGGGATCGTCTGTCCTTCCCGGCCCTGCCAGTTCCAATGCGGCACCATATGGATTGTGGTTTCGTTTGTGTTCCAGTGACTTTTGTATAAATAGTATCTATCCTTGGGAATCCCGCAGAGATCGACGATGCCAAAATAGGAACTCTTGGCAGTTTGCGCATCAGATTCAAGGTGCCCTTCCCGAACCGCCGTACCATTGAACGGCGTGGGTTCGCCCAGATAATCAAAACCGGTCCAGACGAATTCACCTGTCAAATATTCATCATCCTGGTACCACATAAAATCATCATCCGGGATTTCCGCCCATGCCGGGGCATTCAAATCGTAGGAACTGACGTGACCGGATTCCCAGTCAAAATCGGTTTTCTGCCCGGGCAGGTCCGGATTATACCAGCCGCGCGTGCTCACGGTAGACGCAGATTCGCTGACAATCACCGCTTTATCCGGGGCCGCTTCATAGGCTGGTTCCCAACGCTGTGAATAATTCCAGCTGTGAACATCAAAATAATCAAAATGCCGGTAAACCACCGCTTCCGGGATACACATCACCCAGGTCACCGGCCGGGTCGGATCGTATTTGCGCACCATTTCGGTCATCGTTTTGATCTTGA
This genomic window from candidate division KSB1 bacterium contains:
- a CDS encoding LacI family DNA-binding transcriptional regulator, giving the protein MKQPTITDIAKAAGVSTGTVSAVINDKKTVKPETRKRVLSIIKQFNFRPRATARYMKQVNQEKSIGILIKDLNNPFYTSIAMAVKEYANEKGYLLFISSSENQHEYEERLTYLNSVKGIQGVIIAPVLDGDEEIEHLFQLKRINYPFVLLEEVKGIRANMVSIDNNKAMAKAVHHLIDLGHKRIVHFAGPKNASHALERMRAFRNVFSECHLVFKPEMIALYSAHYNESYDKTIKYFNSMDRADFPTAIICFNDQQALGVLAALSDMNIKVPEDISLIGNDDIYFAKLYPIPLTTIKAPMQDLGTKAAEILIRHIESEDMLDAERVIYDAELVIRDSTRALEDHEQK
- a CDS encoding glycoside hydrolase family 3 N-terminal domain-containing protein codes for the protein MAGCDSAHLFSEQGEFNHKYASDHLSNGLGQMARPSDIHASDIAVPDGLLPKQMAEYTNRIQKFFIENTRLGIPVVFHEECLHGHAANRATSFPQPIGLAATFNPDLIHHIFEVIAKEVRYRGAHQVLAPVADIARDPRWGRVEETFGEDPFLATQMTVAAIRGIQGDQDFSNKEKLIATLKHFVGHGQPESGTNCAPANVSERVLRQVFFPPFKAAIQQAGAVSVMASYNEVDAVPSHINCKLLRSVLRDEWGFDGYIVSDYFAVKELHKREDTFDHGIATTKQDAAVLAAQAGVNIELPDGEYYPELVDAVKEGRIDERLIDELIEKPLEFKFRLGLFDDPYVDPERAEQFVANKDNGALALESARQTITLLKNDDHVLPIDRQNVKTLAVIGPNADREMLGGYSGAPVHYSTVYQGIRDKAGDVEVLYSEGCKITIDGAWHQDNVILPEENKDRALIREAVETAKKADVIILAVGGNEQTSREAWALNHMGDRTDLELFGRQNELVKALADLGKPIAAVLFNGRPLSFNILNQNVSAILECWYLGQASGEAVAEAVFGDLNPGGKLPMSIPRSVGHIPVFYNHKPSARRGYLDADKSPLFPFGFGKSYTTFEFSVPSLDKPKIKRDEETRISVDVTNTGTCKGDEVVQLYIRDVRSSVTRPVKELKAFERITLEPDEKRTLTFTITPDMLAFYDISMEYSVEPGEFWLMVGDSSQDVDLQTVTLTVKS